The Caloranaerobacter ferrireducens genome contains a region encoding:
- a CDS encoding aspartate-semialdehyde dehydrogenase encodes MKKFNIAIVGATGMVGRTFIKILEERNFPVKDLYLFASSKSKGTKLKFRVKEYTVQELTEDSFNADIDIALFSAGSEVSKKFAPIAKEKGVIVVDNSSAWRMHKEVPLIVPEVNPQDINWHQGIIANPNCSTIQCVVPLKPLHDAFKIKRIIYSTYQAVSGSGLGGIKDLDMGLKGSEPKKYPHPIAFNCLPHIDVFLENGYTKEEMKMIEETKKILNDYNLKITATTVRIPVRYGHSVSVNLEFENSFKLDEIYEILRSANGVIVQDDVKNNVYPMPINAEGTDEVYVGRIRRDFSVENGINLWVVADNIRKGAATNTVQIAELLINQL; translated from the coding sequence ATGAAAAAGTTTAACATTGCCATAGTAGGCGCGACAGGCATGGTTGGAAGAACCTTTATTAAAATATTAGAAGAAAGGAATTTTCCAGTAAAAGATCTTTACTTATTTGCTTCATCTAAATCCAAAGGTACAAAACTTAAATTTAGAGTCAAAGAATACACTGTACAAGAACTAACAGAAGATTCTTTCAATGCCGATATAGATATAGCATTGTTTTCTGCAGGTAGTGAAGTTAGTAAAAAATTTGCACCTATAGCTAAAGAAAAAGGGGTTATCGTAGTAGATAATAGTAGTGCTTGGAGAATGCACAAAGAAGTTCCTCTAATAGTACCTGAAGTAAATCCTCAAGATATTAATTGGCATCAAGGAATTATTGCTAATCCAAATTGTTCAACTATACAATGTGTAGTACCACTAAAACCACTACATGATGCTTTTAAAATAAAAAGAATTATATATTCTACTTATCAAGCAGTTTCAGGATCTGGCTTAGGTGGAATTAAAGATTTGGATATGGGACTTAAAGGTTCAGAACCTAAAAAATATCCTCACCCTATTGCATTTAACTGCTTACCACATATCGATGTATTTTTAGAAAATGGTTATACTAAAGAAGAAATGAAAATGATAGAAGAAACTAAAAAAATATTAAATGATTACAACTTAAAAATTACAGCTACTACTGTAAGAATACCAGTAAGATATGGGCACAGTGTATCAGTTAATTTAGAATTCGAAAACTCTTTTAAGTTAGATGAAATTTATGAAATACTTAGAAGTGCAAATGGGGTAATTGTACAAGATGATGTAAAAAACAATGTTTATCCTATGCCTATAAATGCTGAGGGAACAGATGAAGTATATGTAGGTAGAATAAGAAGAGACTTTAGTGTTGAAAACGGTATTAACTTGTGGGTAGTTGCTGACAATATTAGAAAAGGAGCAGCTACAAACACAGTACAAATCGCAGAATTACTTATCAATCAACTTTAA
- a CDS encoding M20 metallopeptidase family protein → MSNKLNAIGEEMKVIRRELHKIPEIGLNEHKTSNYIIEKLKKYGFNIERAAKTGIVAYKKGRTLKKAIAFRADMDGLRVNEQTGVSYSSNENGMMHACGHDGHMAILLGLASYLSDLELDRDIILLFQPAEEGPGGAEIIVKEGILEKYNVEYIFGLHILPDLEQGKIGITPGPMMAQTGEFDIKITSKGGHGAMPHTAIDSIYVASQLVNSYQSIISRNIEPIEGCVLTIGKIEGGKARNIIADNVRLEGTIRAFNTEVYRKIKERMVEINFGLEKMFNVNIHMEIRDMYPPVVNDYKLFEIFKDMFKDTIKIIKPMMISEDFSYYQREISGLFFMLGSRNEEKGFIHPLHSCYFNFDEEILKIGLDIFLKICKYFGVISEY, encoded by the coding sequence ATGTCAAATAAATTGAATGCAATTGGTGAAGAAATGAAAGTGATAAGGAGGGAATTACACAAAATACCAGAGATTGGACTTAATGAGCATAAAACATCTAATTATATAATAGAAAAACTTAAGAAATATGGATTTAACATTGAAAGAGCTGCTAAAACTGGTATAGTAGCTTATAAAAAAGGGAGAACCTTAAAAAAAGCAATAGCATTTAGAGCAGATATGGATGGGCTCAGAGTTAATGAACAAACAGGTGTGAGTTATTCTTCAAATGAAAATGGAATGATGCATGCTTGTGGTCATGATGGTCATATGGCAATTTTGTTGGGGTTAGCAAGTTATTTATCGGATCTTGAGCTTGATAGAGATATAATACTTTTATTTCAACCAGCTGAAGAAGGACCAGGAGGAGCTGAAATAATTGTAAAAGAAGGTATTTTAGAAAAATACAATGTAGAATATATTTTTGGGCTTCATATATTACCTGATTTAGAGCAAGGCAAAATAGGAATAACGCCAGGACCAATGATGGCACAAACTGGAGAGTTTGATATTAAAATTACATCTAAGGGTGGGCATGGAGCAATGCCACATACAGCTATAGACAGTATATATGTTGCATCTCAATTGGTAAATAGCTATCAAAGTATAATTAGTAGGAATATTGAACCTATTGAAGGATGTGTGTTAACGATAGGTAAAATTGAAGGAGGAAAAGCGAGAAATATTATTGCTGATAATGTTAGATTAGAAGGTACAATAAGAGCATTTAATACAGAGGTATATAGAAAAATTAAAGAAAGAATGGTAGAAATTAATTTTGGATTAGAAAAAATGTTTAATGTTAATATTCATATGGAAATAAGGGATATGTATCCGCCAGTCGTAAATGATTATAAACTATTCGAGATTTTTAAGGATATGTTCAAAGACACTATTAAAATAATTAAACCTATGATGATTTCTGAGGATTTTTCATATTATCAAAGAGAAATATCAGGTCTTTTCTTTATGTTGGGTTCAAGAAATGAAGAAAAAGGATTCATACATCCTTTACACAGTTGTTATTTTAATTTTGATGAGGAGATTTTAAAAATAGGATTAGACATCTTTTTGAAAATCTGCAAATATTTTGGTGTTATAAGTGAGTATTAA